The proteins below come from a single Torulaspora delbrueckii CBS 1146 chromosome 5, complete genome genomic window:
- the MSN1 gene encoding Msn1p (similar to Saccharomyces cerevisiae MSN1 (YOL116W); ancestral locus Anc_3.57), producing MDRETSLVDRVVILERQVGMFDRLVHMLTSKLENQQKRYDDIVVAQQQQISDLNTVISTLVNEHHSHAEVLREKLLGALHGVSSTAASVSGTIRYSSSRGLEPENFFGEMLNNENNGKQDGGGRGPYDQHFDANANNEAGGEPHGNSGKTSVNDNPAVVSGPDERQFSQSLIGYEEFSQLNNPRTHERSLYHDQGNQVAPVVSSERHQQPPDPNTEIDSGLPDEQYLNIAGRKRKRSIFMGNFQFLKSPHSVMEVWQEYTEGINGQPSIKEMESLYLTGWRRDPAVNKRYSRRRVLCKAIETGLNKXXYSLQDTVNLLEECRIIDREKGLKQPIGWLCQGHSIPDALR from the coding sequence ATGGATCGGGAGACATCGCTTGTGGACCGGGTGGTCATCTTGGAGCGACAAGTTGGAATGTTTGATCGGTTGGTCCATATGTTGACCAGTAAGTTGGAGAACCAGCAGAAACGGTACGATGATATTGTTGTAGCccaacaacagcagatTAGTGACTTGAACACTGTAATTTCCACATTGGTGAACGAGCACCATAGTCATGCAGAAGTGCTGAGAGAAAAGTTGTTAGGTGCTCTTCACGGAGTCTCGTCGACAGCTGCTTCTGTAAGTGGTACGATTAGGTACAGTAGCAGTCGTGGACTGGAGCCTGAGAAtttctttggagaaatgCTGAATAACGAGAATAATGGGAAACAGGATGGTGGGGGCCGGGGGCCCTATGACCAGCATTTTGACGCGAATGCGAACAACGAGGCTGGTGGTGAGCCTCATGGGAATAGTGGTAAGACTAGTGTAAATGATAATCCAGCAGTTGTTTCTGGACCCGACGAGAGGCAGTTTAGCCAATCGCTTATCGGATATGAAGAGTTTAGTCAACTCAACAATCCTCGCACGCACGAGAGGTCCTTATACCACGATCAAGGTAACCAAGTGGCCCCCGTGGTGAGCAGTGAACGTCATCAACAACCACCAGATCCTAATACTGAGATCGATTCGGGTCTACCGGATGAACAGTATTTGAATATTGCTGGACGTAAGCGGAAGAGAAGTATATTTATGGGCAatttccaattcttgaagtcCCCACACTCGGTGATGGAAGTCTGGCAAGAATATACAGAAGGTATCAATGGACAACCGTCCATCAAGGAGATGGAATCGCTATACCTGACAGGTTGGAGAAGAGATCCAGCAGTGAATAAGAGATATTCACGCCGAAGAGTACTTTGCAAAGCGATCGAGACAGGTTTGAACAAATNNNGATATTCCTTGCAGGACACAGTGAATTTACTCGAAGAATGTAGAATCATCGACCGCGAAAAAGGACTCAAACAACCGATCGGGTGGTTGTGTCAGGGACATAGTATTCCAGACGCACTTCGATGA
- the TDEL0E00670 gene encoding uncharacterized protein (similar to Saccharomyces cerevisiae TRF5 (YNL299W) and PAP2 (YOL115W); ancestral locus Anc_3.58) has product MGRGKSPSASVGKGNGVGSRRGQKSSENGRIRKNKAVKRMRKSSLSKAQEKFRVFNQVDEHVNKYENLELDASDSETHKKKKSHVSNDILVIDEEDNEDGYDDYDGHYDSPRPSVPVVDLDSDREESQTTEPTPQLSVASSENGLEANEDFIALSNSSEDEKDEKEEEHETVEDDKLPTSPKRTSNTDYPWILNHDHSKQKEIADWLTMEIKDFVAYISPNRQEIEIRNKTISKIRAAVRELWPDADLQVFGSYATDLYLPGSDIDCVVNSKGRDKENRNSLYSLASFLKSKELATRVEVIAKARVPIIKFVEPQSQIHIDVSFERINGLEAARLIREWLEETPGLRELVLIVKQFLHSRRLNNVHTGGLGGFSIICLVYSFLHLHPRVVSDEIDPLDNLGVLLIDFFELYGKNFGYDDVGLTVQDGHAAYIAKYDWRDLQSGRSPFTLAIQDPGDPSNNISRGSFNLRDIKKSFAGAFDLLTNRCFELDMATFKDRLGKSILGNVIKYRGKLRDFNDERGLVENKAIVENEKYHKRRSRIIHEEVFVDPSSDDAIIDEEEDMYKVEEPPRKKRSTKKAKAEEKAKKPKAEEKEKKQSVDTLMGITAGDEEDDDYNPLDAKSVKEDTDIGESDERLKKITVDAQTRREYWLGKSNTLTNGNIE; this is encoded by the coding sequence ATGGGACGAGGTAAGTCACCGAGTGCTTCAGTAGGTAAAGGAAATGGAGTTGGGTCAAGAAGAGGCCAAAAATCATCTGAAAACGGTAGAATAAGGAAAAATAAGGCAGTaaagaggatgaggaaATCGTCTTTAAGTAAGGCTCAGGAAAAGTTTCGAGTTTTTAACCAGGTAGATGAGCACGTTAACAAATACGAGAATTTAGAACTCGACGCGAGTGATTCTGAAACtcacaagaagaaaaagagcCATGTATCTAACGATATCCTTgtgattgatgaagaggataaCGAGGACGGATATGACGATTATGATGGACATTACGACAGTCCTAGACCATCGGTGCCCGTAGTAGACCTGGATTCCGACCGTGAAGAGTCACAAACGACGGAACCAACTCCACAACTCAGTGTTGCTAGTTCTGAGAATGGGCTAGAGGCCAACGAGGACTTTATTGCATTATCTAATAGTTCAGAGGATGAGAAGgatgagaaggaagaagagcaTGAAACAGTTGAGGATGATAAGTTGCCAACATCACCGAAGAGGACTTCTAACACTGATTACCCTTGGATTCTGAACCACGATCACTCTAAGCAAAAGGAGATAGCAGATTGGCTTACTATggagatcaaagattttgttgCGTACATATCGCCGAACCgtcaagagattgaaataCGTAACAAGACAATCAGTAAGATACGGGCTGCAGTGAGAGAGCTATGGCCTGACGCAGATTTACAGGTGTTTGGCTCTTACGCCACTGATCTTTACTTGCCAGGCTCAGACATCGATTGTGTGGTGAATAGCAAAGGTCGGGATAAGGAAAACAGGAATAGTCTTTACTCGTTGGCAAGCTTCCTCAAATCAAAGGAACTCGCTACAAGAGTCGAGGTGATTGCGAAGGCCCGTGTTCCAATCATCAAGTTTGTTGAACCTCAGTCTCAAATTCACATTGATGTATCCTTTGAACGTATAAATGGTCTTGAAGCGGCAAGACTCATAAGAGAATGGTTAGAAGAGACACCAGGACTGCGGGAATTGGTCCTGATCGTCAAACAATTTCTACATTCTAGAAGGTTGAACAACGTTCATACCGGTGGATTAGGGGGGTTCAGTATAATATGCCTCGTCTACTCTTTCTTACATCTTCACCCCAGGGTGGTCTCTGATGAAATCGATCCTCTTGATAACTTGGGTGTTTTACTGATAGATTTTTTTGAGTTATATGGAAAAAATTTCGGTTATGACGACGTTGGTTTAACAGTTCAGGACGGACATGCTGCATATATCGCAAAGTATGATTGGAGAGATTTACAATCTGGTAGGAGCCCCTTCACCTTAGCAATCCAGGATCCCGGTGATCCTTCCAACAACATTAGTCGAGGCTCTTTTAACCTTCGAgacatcaagaaatcatttgCTGGTGCTTTCGATCTCCTAACGAATAGATGCTTCGAACTGGATATGgccactttcaaagatcgGTTAGGCAAGAGTATACTGGGTAATGTGATCAAATACCGTGGCAAACTGAGAGATTTCAACGATGAAAGAGGTCTAGTTGAGAACAAAGCCATTGTTGAGAACGAAAAGTACCACAAGAGGCGTAGCAGAATCATtcatgaagaagttttcgTTGACCCCAGCAGCGACGATGCGATCattgatgaggaagaagatatgTACAAGGTTGAAGAACCTCCCAGGAaaaaaagatcaacaaagaaagctAAAGCAGAGGAAAAGGCAAAGAAACCCAAAGCcgaagagaaagaaaaaaagcAGTCTGTGGACACCCTAATGGGCATAACGGCAggcgatgaagaagatgatgattacAATCCGTTAGATGCAAAAAGCGTTAAGGAAGATACCGACATTGGGGAAAGTGAcgaaagattgaaaaagattACCGTTGACGCTCAAACCAGAAGGGAATACTGGTTGGGAAAGAGTAACACACTAACAAATGGCAATATCGAATAG
- the PTH4 gene encoding Pth4p (similar to Saccharomyces cerevisiae YOL114C; ancestral locus Anc_3.59), with the protein MVWGLRGLSSGPLQSLAEKWVRSLSASSLPLRLFTIRFDRSSGPGGQKVNKTNSKCTLVLYHFSLCSWIPEEVRRQLKEKPIRYYARSSDSLVVQSDEERSRELNKQLCLEKLVREIKNSCWFPKETDEATLQKWKVVKTKAKVGRLKEKKQNSDKKKLRNKSGFIF; encoded by the coding sequence ATGGTTTGGGGTCTTAGAGGTCTTTCATCCGGGCCATTGCAGTCCTTGGCCGAAAAATGGGTTAGGTCATTGAGTGCTAGTTCTCTACCGCTCCGGTTGTTTACTATTAGATTCGATAGGTCAAGTGGCCCTGGTGGTCAAAAGGTTAATAAGACCAATAGTAAATGTACTTTAGTTTTATACCATTTCTCTCTATGTTCGTGGATTCCTGAAGAAGTCAGGCGacaattgaaggaaaaaCCTATTAGATATTATGCAAGAAGTAGCGATTCGTTGGTGGTACaatcagatgaagagcGTTCAAGAGAGCTGAATAAGCAATTGTGCCTCGAGAAACTAGTTCGTGAAATAAAAAATAGTTGTTGGTTTCCCAAAGAGACAGATGAAGCAACTTTACAGAAATGGAAAGTTGTCAAGACGAAGGCGAAAGTAGGTCGACTTaaggagaagaagcagaataGTGACAAGAAAAAACTACGTAACAAATCTGGATTTATATTTTGA
- the CLA4 gene encoding serine/threonine protein kinase CLA4 (similar to Saccharomyces cerevisiae CLA4 (YNL298W) and SKM1 (YOL113W); ancestral locus Anc_3.60) — protein sequence MSLSAAANKISDNDFQNIGPAPRPPGVAKQPSGYNQTQPITKFSSQFDIHRNVGSRSISQSSMHFKKRAGWVSYKDDGLLSFLWQKRYLVLNDSYLALYKNDKVSEDPVLQIPITSIVSVSRNQLKQNCFEIVRSSERISSSSSSVSSSGSSGSGSAGDSGSRKSIYISPKTEQELHSWLDAIFAKCPLLSGVSSPTNFTHKVHVGFDPETGSFVGMPSNWEKLLKHSRITGEDWNNDSAAVIQVLQFYQEYNGISGQPQSNPPKVGSSLRNVSSNNNYKNLNGSNTSVNPAGLLPQRQAPATPNAKPPRSAEKAPLPQSQTKTPSPQHISPYQQQQHHHKYPQQAHAQQIRTGQSTNTTPLAQRTLPRNNSQQNYYQQQHAHQPSPLKMNGYRPHHNMVNPYAKQQPVLSSNPSQQSLRNDNYENVPLRLHPERVAPKPPISVVTPQHTNGPNRDPMSAGAGAMNQPGAGQPSPATQNPPGKALQPMRQAPKKPTAEHKNDVGVTKQRKPGRPSMSNAEIMTKLKSVTFNVDPSPYFNMIEKAGQGASGSVYLAQRIQLPPRLAEEERDNNQEPSEIGDKVAIKQMILSKQPRKELIVNEILVMKDSRHKNIVNFLEAYLKTEDDLWVVMEFMEGGSLTDIIENSPSNGGNYSPLTEPQIAYIVRETCQGLQFLHDKNIIHRDIKSDNVLLDTKARVKITDFGFCAKLTDKRSKRATMVGTPYWMAPEVVKQREYDEKVDVWSLGIMSIEMLEGEPPYLNEDPLKALYLIATNGTPKLKHPETLSLEIKRFLSVCLCVDVRYRATTEELLHHTFFSMACDPQDLSSLLSWKK from the coding sequence ATGTCACTATCAGCTGCAGCTAATAAGATCTCGGATAATGACTTTCAGAATATAGGTCCAGCTCCTCGGCCCCCTGGAGTTGCAAAGCAACCATCGGGGTATAATCAGACACAACCGATCACTAAGTTCTCTAGTCAGTTCGATATTCATCGCAACGTGGGTTCGAGATCTATCTCACAATCATCGATGcacttcaagaaaagagCAGGTTGGGTTTCTTATAAGGATGATGGACTATTGTCCTTCTTATGGCAGAAAAGATATTTGGTACTAAATGATTCTTATCTGGCTCTTTACAAGAATGATAAGGTATCCGAGGATCCCGTGCTGCAAATTCCAATAACGAGTATAGTGAGTGTGAGTAGGAACCAGTTGAAGCAGAATTGTTTTGAGATCGTACGCTCTAGTGAGCGGATCTCTTCGTCTTCTAGTTCAGTCTCTTCATCGGGATCTAGTGGTTCAGGAAGTGCAGGAGACTCGGGCTCAAGGAAATCAATATATATCTCGCCAAAGACCGAGCAGGAATTACACAGTTGGTTAGACGCCATCTTTGCCAAATGTCCTTTGCTGAGTGGTGTTTCTTCACCGACAAACTTTACGCACAAAGTTCATGTGGGGTTTGATCCTGAAACTGGTAGCTTTGTTGGTATGCCATCCAATTGGGAAAAACTGCTGAAGCATTCTAGGATCACGGGTGAGGATTGGAATAATGATTCTGCTGCGGTGATTCAGGTTTTACAATTTTATCAAGAGTACAATGGCATTTCTGGTCAGCCGCAATCGAATCCGCCCAAGGTTGGGAGCTCTTTGAGGAATGTTAGTAGCAATAACAATTACAAGAATCTAAATGGGAGTAATACATCTGTGAATCCAGCTGGCTTGTTACCACAGAGACAAGCTCCCGCTACTCCTAATGCAAAACCTCCGAGATCGGCGGAAAAAGCGCCATTACCTCAATCACAGACAAAGACACCATCACCACAACACATCTCACCAtatcagcagcagcagcacCACCATAAATACCCACAACAGGCCCATGCGCAACAGATAAGGACCGGCCAATCAACTAATACAACTCCTCTTGCACAGCGCACTTTGCCTCGCAATAACTCTCAGCAAAACTattatcaacaacagcaTGCGCATCAGCCATCTCCTTTAAAAATGAATGGGTATAGACCACATCATAATATGGTCAATCCATACGCTAAGCAACAACCTGTGCTCAGTTCGAATCCTTCTCAGCAAAGTCTACGAAATGATAACTATGAGAATGTACCTCTCAGACTGCATCCAGAAAGGGTGGCTCCTAAACCTCCAATATCGGTTGTAACTCCTCAACATACTAACGGGCCAAACCGTGATCCTATGTCTGCTGGTGCTGGCGCTATGAACCAACCGGGGGCTGGCCAGCCATCTCCGGCAACCCAAAACCCTCCAGGAAAGGCATTACAGCCCATGAGGCAGGCTCCGAAGAAACCAACCGCTGAGCACAAGAATGACGTTGGCGTAACCAAGCAAAGAAAGCCAGGTAGGCCATCCATGTCTAATGCGGAGATCATGACAAAATTGAAGAGTGTTACTTTCAACGTTGATCCTTCGCCATACTTCAATATGATCGAAAAAGCGGGACAGGGTGCTAGTGGTTCTGTTTATTTGGCACAGAGAATACAACTTCCTCCCAGACTCGCGGAAGAGGAAAGGGACAATAATCAAGAGCCATCTGAAATAGGTGACAAAGTTGCAATAAAACAgatgattctttcaaagcaaCCTCGTAAGGAATTGATCgtcaatgaaattttggtCATGAAAGACTCTCGTCATAAAAACATTGTCAATTTCTTAGAGGCTTACCTTAAgactgaagatgatttgTGGGTTGTGATGGAATTTATGGAAGGCGGCTCGCTTACGGATATAATAGAAAACAGCCCATCGAATGGTGGAAATTATTCTCCTTTGACAGAGCCACAAATCGCATATATCGTTCGAGAAACCTGTCAAGGTTTACAATTCCTACATGACAAGAACATTATTCACAGAGATATCAAGTCTGATAATGTCTTGCTTGATACCAAAGCACGCGTGAAGATTACTGATTTCGGGTTTTGTGCGAAATTGACAGACAAGAGAAGCAAGAGAGCTACTATGGTCGGTACTCCTTATTGGATGGCGCCAGAAGTTGTCAAGCAGCGCGAATATGACGAGAAAGTCGATGTTTGGTCTCTGGGGATCATGTCCATCGAGATGCTCGAGGGAGAGCCTCCatatttgaatgaagatCCACTAAAGGCACTGTACCTCATTGCGACTAACGGAACaccaaagttgaagcaTCCTGAGACACTGTCCCTggagatcaagagattcCTCAGCGTTTGCTTGTGCGTTGATGTGAGATACAGAGCAACGACAGAAGAGCTTCTACATCATACTTTTTTCAGTATGGCATGCGATCCACAAGATTTGTCCTCACTGCTATCTTGGAAAAAGTAG